From Achromobacter spanius, a single genomic window includes:
- the msrP gene encoding protein-methionine-sulfoxide reductase catalytic subunit MsrP: protein MLIRKPDDFLSSEITSEAVWRSRRELMLRAGAAAAAVGLPGWATRAAHAQDAGALPGKSNPAFSVMDKQTSLADITSYNNYYEFGVDKGEPAKNAGKLQTRPWTVSVEGEVNKPRTFTIEDLLKLAPMEDRVYRLRCVEGWSMVIPWVGYSLSEVLKQVEPNGNAKYVEFVTAVQRENMPGVRAAILEWPYVEGLRLDEAMHPLAMLVFGVYGRVLPNQNGAPLRLAVPWKYGFKSGKSLVKVRLVEKPPVTSWVKSAPQEYGFYANVNPNVAHPRWSQATERRIGEDGLFTPKRKTLMFNGYGDQVAALYQGMDLKANY, encoded by the coding sequence ATGCTGATACGCAAGCCCGACGATTTTCTGTCGTCCGAGATCACTTCCGAGGCCGTGTGGCGATCGCGCCGCGAGTTGATGCTGCGGGCGGGTGCTGCCGCGGCCGCTGTCGGACTGCCCGGGTGGGCTACGCGCGCCGCCCACGCGCAGGATGCCGGCGCGCTGCCCGGCAAGTCCAATCCCGCGTTCAGCGTCATGGACAAGCAGACGTCGCTCGCGGACATCACGTCCTACAACAATTACTACGAGTTCGGCGTAGATAAGGGCGAACCGGCCAAAAATGCCGGCAAGTTGCAGACCCGGCCGTGGACGGTGAGCGTCGAGGGCGAGGTCAACAAGCCGCGCACGTTCACCATCGAAGACCTGCTCAAGCTCGCGCCGATGGAAGATCGCGTGTACCGCCTGCGCTGCGTGGAAGGCTGGTCCATGGTCATTCCGTGGGTGGGCTATTCGCTGTCCGAAGTGCTCAAGCAGGTGGAGCCGAATGGCAACGCCAAGTACGTCGAATTTGTCACTGCCGTTCAGCGGGAAAACATGCCGGGCGTGCGCGCCGCCATTCTGGAGTGGCCGTACGTGGAGGGCCTGCGCCTGGATGAGGCCATGCACCCGCTGGCGATGCTGGTCTTTGGGGTCTACGGCCGTGTGCTGCCCAACCAGAACGGCGCGCCTCTGCGGTTGGCCGTGCCCTGGAAGTACGGATTCAAGTCCGGCAAATCGCTGGTGAAGGTCCGGTTGGTGGAAAAACCGCCCGTCACGTCCTGGGTCAAGTCCGCCCCGCAAGAGTATGGCTTCTACGCCAATGTGAATCCCAACGTCGCGCATCCTCGCTGGAGCCAGGCCACCGAACGCCGTATCGGCGAGGACGGCCTGTTCACGCCCAAGCGCAAGACATTGATGTTCAACGGCTACGGGGATCAGGTGGCGGCGCTTTATCAGGGCATGGACCTGAAGGCCAATTACTGA
- the msrQ gene encoding protein-methionine-sulfoxide reductase heme-binding subunit MsrQ produces MVGRFKPLLFLLGLTPFARWIWLGMHDGLTANPVEFLTRSSGTWALVCLLVTLAVTPLRRLTGQPALVRVRRMCGLFAFFYAALHFMAWVWWDRGFDPAEMVRDIVERPFIMVGFSAFVLMTALAATSTQWAMRRLGKRWQTLHRAIYAIGLLAILHYWWHKAGKNDLSEPAMYAAVLAVLLGWRIVAWWRRRA; encoded by the coding sequence ATGGTCGGGCGCTTCAAGCCGCTGCTCTTTCTGCTGGGTCTGACGCCGTTTGCGCGCTGGATCTGGCTGGGGATGCACGACGGGCTCACTGCCAATCCGGTTGAGTTTTTAACCCGTTCGTCGGGCACGTGGGCGCTGGTGTGCCTCTTGGTCACGCTGGCCGTCACCCCGCTGCGGCGGTTGACAGGTCAGCCCGCGCTGGTGCGCGTGCGGCGCATGTGCGGGCTGTTCGCGTTCTTCTACGCGGCGCTGCATTTCATGGCGTGGGTGTGGTGGGATCGAGGCTTCGATCCGGCCGAAATGGTGCGTGACATCGTCGAACGCCCCTTCATCATGGTGGGATTTTCGGCCTTCGTGCTGATGACGGCGCTGGCCGCCACCTCCACGCAGTGGGCGATGCGCCGGTTGGGAAAGCGCTGGCAGACGCTGCATCGGGCAATCTATGCCATCGGCCTGCTGGCCATCCTGCACTACTGGTGGCACAAGGCCGGCAAGAATGACTTGTCGGAGCCCGCGATGTACGCCGCGGTGCTGGCAGTGCTGCTGGGATGGCGCATCGTCGCCTGGTGGCGGCGGCGGGCGTAG
- a CDS encoding N-acetylmuramoyl-L-alanine amidase yields MIRLFSTLLAAAVLAGCAARGPAGLDLDTSITAASQSSRVRSVVVHYTTVDDAESLRLLSKGKVSAHYLLDLDGRAYRLVDENRAAWHAGASSWYGNVAMNSTSIGIEIVNPGWTEGSNGERVWHPYDDRQVRALTILLRDILGRHNIAPENVVGHSDIAPQRKVDPGPLFPWKTLADAGIGRWYNEDGAARHLARLQIEGVPDVAWFQKQLQRLGYASPQDGTLDRATINTLAAFQMHYRPALHDGQPDAETAAIMLAMP; encoded by the coding sequence ATGATCCGCCTCTTTTCCACGCTGCTTGCCGCGGCAGTCCTGGCAGGCTGCGCGGCGCGCGGCCCCGCCGGCCTGGACCTGGACACCTCGATCACCGCCGCCAGCCAGAGCAGCCGGGTGCGGTCTGTCGTCGTGCACTACACGACGGTCGACGACGCCGAGTCGCTGCGCCTGCTTTCCAAGGGCAAGGTCAGCGCCCATTACCTGCTGGACCTGGACGGCCGCGCCTACCGGCTGGTCGACGAAAACCGCGCCGCGTGGCACGCCGGGGCCAGTTCCTGGTACGGCAACGTCGCGATGAACAGCACCTCGATCGGCATCGAGATCGTCAATCCGGGCTGGACCGAGGGCAGCAACGGCGAGCGCGTCTGGCATCCCTATGACGACCGCCAGGTCCGGGCGCTGACCATCCTGCTGCGCGACATCCTCGGCCGGCACAACATCGCCCCGGAGAACGTGGTCGGCCACAGCGATATCGCGCCGCAGCGCAAGGTGGATCCCGGCCCGCTGTTCCCATGGAAAACGCTGGCGGACGCGGGCATCGGGCGCTGGTACAACGAGGACGGCGCGGCCCGGCACCTGGCGCGCCTGCAGATCGAGGGCGTGCCGGACGTCGCGTGGTTTCAGAAACAGCTACAGCGGCTGGGCTATGCCAGTCCACAGGACGGCACGCTGGACCGCGCGACGATCAACACCCTGGCCGCGTTCCAGATGCACTACCGCCCTGCCCTGCACGACGGCCAGCCGGACGCGGAAACCGCGGCCATCATGCTGGCCATGCCTTAG
- a CDS encoding SAM-dependent methyltransferase yields MTGALHLIPVSLGDAPPERWLPADVRALAGRLDTYIAENAKTARAFLKLIGTTRPLQEITIHTLTDKADAAQIKAWLDPAKRGAEIGLVSEAGCPAVADPGAKVVDAAHRLGIPVKPWVGPSSILLGLMASGLDGQRFAFHGYAPVDPGERAKQLRAWEQHSARHNQTQLLIETPYRNAAMFATLIATLKGDTKLCVARSMTTAEEWVVTHTVADWKKLPAPQLDKLPTLFLYLAR; encoded by the coding sequence ATGACCGGCGCCCTGCACCTGATTCCCGTCAGCCTGGGCGACGCTCCGCCCGAACGCTGGCTGCCCGCAGACGTGCGCGCGCTGGCCGGCCGGCTCGACACCTATATCGCCGAAAACGCCAAGACGGCCCGCGCCTTCCTGAAGCTCATCGGCACCACCCGGCCGCTGCAGGAAATCACCATCCACACACTGACGGACAAGGCTGACGCCGCGCAGATCAAGGCCTGGCTCGACCCCGCGAAGCGTGGGGCGGAGATCGGCCTGGTGTCCGAGGCAGGCTGCCCCGCCGTCGCGGACCCCGGCGCCAAGGTCGTGGACGCGGCGCATCGCCTGGGGATCCCCGTCAAACCCTGGGTAGGCCCCTCTTCCATCCTGCTGGGCCTCATGGCCAGCGGTCTGGACGGGCAGCGCTTCGCCTTTCATGGCTATGCGCCCGTCGACCCCGGCGAGCGCGCCAAACAGTTGCGCGCCTGGGAGCAGCACTCGGCCCGTCACAATCAGACCCAGCTGTTGATCGAGACCCCCTACCGCAACGCCGCAATGTTCGCCACGCTGATCGCCACCCTGAAGGGCGACACCAAGCTGTGCGTGGCGCGCTCGATGACGACGGCGGAAGAATGGGTGGTCACGCACACCGTGGCCGACTGGAAGAAGCTGCCGGCGCCCCAGCTGGACAAGCTGCCGACGCTGTTCCTGTACCTGGCCCGCTGA
- a CDS encoding Maf family nucleotide pyrophosphatase produces the protein MPHKPSLILASSSKYRKELLSRLRLPFSAISPDVDETPHPGETPEALALRLSVAKAMAVAAKHPGSIVIGSDQVATVDGAPIGKPGDFTRAQAQLRALSGQLVEFHSALAVTDGQRVEKADIVTRCRFRHLSDHAIDAYLRAEEPYDTAGSAKAESLGIALMESIQSDDPTAIIGLPLIELTRLLATFGLDPLDAPGAPA, from the coding sequence ATGCCTCACAAGCCTAGCCTGATCCTCGCGTCCAGCTCGAAATACCGCAAAGAACTGTTGTCGCGCCTGCGCCTGCCCTTTTCCGCGATTTCCCCCGATGTAGACGAAACGCCACACCCCGGCGAAACTCCCGAGGCGCTGGCGCTGCGCCTGTCCGTTGCCAAGGCAATGGCGGTGGCAGCAAAGCATCCGGGCAGCATCGTGATCGGTTCTGACCAGGTGGCGACCGTGGACGGCGCCCCCATCGGCAAGCCGGGCGACTTCACGCGGGCCCAGGCGCAACTGCGCGCGCTGTCGGGCCAGTTGGTCGAATTTCACAGTGCGCTGGCCGTGACGGACGGCCAGCGGGTGGAAAAGGCCGACATCGTGACGCGCTGCCGGTTCCGCCACCTGTCTGACCATGCCATCGACGCCTACCTGCGCGCCGAAGAGCCTTACGATACCGCAGGCAGCGCCAAGGCGGAAAGCCTGGGCATTGCCCTGATGGAAAGCATTCAAAGCGACGATCCCACCGCCATCATAGGCCTGCCGCTGATCGAATTGACGCGCTTGCTGGCAACTTTCGGACTGGATCCGCTCGACGCCCCGGGAGCGCCCGCATGA
- a CDS encoding YceD family protein: MGADVNANVSADVSADVSADVKRIDAFAFARLGKSAHGKIALVRLARVVEGLPEQPLGEAGLVSWSVQGEEGKIGLLMGQSILRLHVKANPVVVCQRCNAPFAYPVDSEVVLQLVKSEDDLDDDHSFADQGDDDDDEDDEGVGRDSVAQLPEKVVGSHHFDLLAQIEDELILSIPYVPKHDVCPGAQAKASEAPEEEPAVKRPSPFAVLEQLKHKD, from the coding sequence ATGGGCGCTGACGTGAATGCTAACGTGAGTGCCGATGTCAGTGCCGATGTCAGTGCCGATGTCAAGCGCATCGACGCCTTTGCCTTTGCCCGTCTGGGTAAAAGCGCGCACGGCAAGATCGCCTTGGTGCGTCTTGCCCGCGTGGTCGAGGGCTTGCCCGAACAACCGCTGGGCGAAGCCGGGCTTGTGAGCTGGTCCGTGCAAGGCGAAGAAGGCAAGATCGGCTTGCTGATGGGCCAGTCGATTCTGCGTCTGCACGTGAAGGCGAATCCGGTGGTCGTGTGCCAGCGGTGCAACGCGCCGTTTGCGTATCCGGTCGACAGCGAAGTCGTGCTGCAACTGGTCAAATCCGAAGACGACCTCGACGATGATCATTCCTTTGCCGATCAAGGCGACGATGACGACGACGAGGACGACGAAGGCGTAGGAAGGGATTCTGTGGCCCAGCTGCCTGAAAAGGTGGTGGGTTCGCATCATTTTGATCTGTTGGCCCAGATCGAAGATGAGCTCATTCTGAGCATTCCGTATGTGCCCAAGCATGATGTATGCCCGGGCGCGCAGGCCAAGGCCAGCGAAGCTCCTGAAGAGGAGCCCGCTGTCAAGCGTCCGTCGCCGTTTGCGGTGCTGGAACAACTGAAGCACAAAGATTGA
- the rpmF gene encoding 50S ribosomal protein L32 — MAVQQNKKSPSKRGMHRSHDFLVAPSTAIEPNTGETHLRHHISPNGFYRGRKVLKTKADE; from the coding sequence ATGGCCGTTCAACAAAACAAGAAGTCCCCCTCCAAGCGCGGTATGCACCGTTCGCACGATTTTCTGGTGGCCCCGTCGACCGCCATCGAGCCCAACACCGGTGAAACGCACCTGCGTCACCACATCAGCCCCAACGGCTTCTACCGTGGCCGCAAGGTCCTGAAGACCAAGGCCGACGAATAA
- the plsX gene encoding phosphate acyltransferase PlsX: MIRIAIDCMGGDFGLPVTIPAAIEFARQFPDTRLLLVGLPDAIEAALSEHRNVARDRIEIVAASEVVTMDDPVEVALRRKKDSSMRLAAQSVKDGRADACVSAGNTGAWMAISRYVLKTLDGIDRPAIATSIPNQTGRATTVLDLGANVDCSAEHLLQFAIMGAALSQAVDHRENPTVGLLNIGEEVIKGNEVVKEAAELLRGSPLNFYGNVEGNDIFKGTVDVVVCDGFVGNVVLKSVEGLAKMLSSIIREEFKRNLITLIAGAVAKPVLNRLRNRVDNRRYNGAALLGLRGVVIKSHGSADVYAFGFALQRAREAVVSKLLERTAQTVAQITKRVQSGDRPSAASPNVAGDTA, encoded by the coding sequence GTGATACGCATCGCCATAGACTGTATGGGCGGAGACTTCGGTCTGCCCGTCACGATTCCGGCTGCGATCGAGTTCGCCCGGCAATTTCCGGACACCCGGCTATTGCTGGTCGGGCTTCCCGACGCTATCGAAGCGGCGCTCTCCGAGCACCGCAACGTGGCGCGCGATCGCATTGAGATCGTGGCGGCTTCCGAAGTCGTCACCATGGACGACCCGGTCGAGGTCGCCCTGCGCCGCAAAAAAGACTCCTCCATGCGCCTCGCTGCCCAATCCGTCAAGGATGGGCGGGCGGACGCCTGCGTTTCCGCGGGCAACACCGGCGCCTGGATGGCCATTTCACGTTATGTGCTCAAGACGTTGGACGGCATCGACCGCCCGGCGATCGCCACGTCCATTCCGAACCAGACGGGCCGCGCCACCACGGTGCTGGACCTTGGTGCAAACGTGGACTGCTCGGCCGAGCACCTGCTGCAATTCGCCATCATGGGCGCCGCGCTGTCGCAGGCGGTGGACCATCGCGAGAACCCCACCGTGGGCTTGCTGAACATTGGCGAAGAAGTCATCAAGGGCAACGAAGTCGTCAAGGAAGCCGCCGAGCTTCTGCGCGGCAGCCCATTGAACTTCTACGGCAACGTCGAAGGCAACGACATCTTCAAGGGCACGGTCGACGTCGTCGTCTGCGACGGCTTTGTCGGCAACGTCGTGCTCAAGTCCGTGGAAGGACTGGCGAAGATGCTGTCCAGCATCATTCGCGAAGAGTTCAAGCGCAATCTGATCACGCTGATCGCCGGCGCGGTGGCCAAGCCTGTGCTGAACCGCCTGCGCAACCGCGTGGACAACCGCCGCTACAACGGCGCGGCTTTGCTCGGCTTGCGCGGCGTGGTCATCAAAAGCCACGGCTCCGCGGACGTTTACGCCTTCGGTTTTGCCTTGCAACGCGCCCGCGAAGCCGTAGTGAGTAAACTGCTGGAGCGCACCGCGCAGACGGTCGCCCAAATTACCAAGCGCGTTCAATCCGGCGATCGCCCTTCGGCGGCGTCGCCCAACGTGGCTGGGGATACCGCTTGA
- a CDS encoding beta-ketoacyl-ACP synthase III yields the protein MDTAMKYSVIAGTGSFLPERVVSNDELAAELATRDIATSDEWIVERTGIRQRHLAERGVTTSQLATEASRRALADAGVDASEVDLVIVATSTPDFVFPSTACLVQANLGAKGSAAFDVQAVCSGFVYALTTADSFIRAGRARCALVIGAEVFSRILDWNDRSTCVLFGDGAGAVVLKASDTPGIMAAQLHADGSQMKILSAAGNVAYGDVTGDPFLRMDGQAVFKQAVTVLDRSARDTCAEAGLTVADVDWLIPHQANVRILNFLARKLDVPVEKVVITVDSHANTSAASVPLALDAARRDGRVKPGQLILMQGVGGGFTWGSVLARM from the coding sequence ATGGATACCGCAATGAAATACTCCGTGATCGCGGGCACCGGCAGCTTCCTGCCGGAACGCGTGGTTTCGAATGACGAACTGGCTGCGGAACTGGCGACGCGCGACATCGCCACCTCAGACGAATGGATTGTCGAGCGCACGGGCATCCGTCAGCGCCATCTGGCCGAGCGTGGCGTGACCACCAGCCAGCTGGCCACCGAGGCCTCGCGCCGCGCGTTGGCCGATGCGGGCGTCGATGCTTCCGAAGTCGACCTCGTCATCGTGGCCACGTCCACCCCCGATTTCGTGTTCCCCAGCACGGCTTGCCTGGTGCAGGCCAACCTCGGCGCCAAGGGCTCGGCCGCGTTCGACGTGCAGGCCGTGTGCAGCGGCTTCGTCTACGCGCTGACCACCGCCGACAGCTTCATCCGCGCGGGCCGCGCGCGCTGCGCGCTGGTGATCGGCGCCGAAGTGTTCTCGCGCATCCTCGACTGGAACGATCGCAGCACCTGCGTGCTGTTTGGCGACGGCGCTGGTGCGGTGGTCCTCAAGGCCTCCGACACGCCTGGCATCATGGCCGCGCAACTGCATGCCGACGGCAGCCAGATGAAGATCCTCAGCGCCGCGGGCAACGTGGCCTACGGCGACGTCACGGGCGATCCCTTCCTGCGCATGGACGGCCAGGCCGTCTTCAAGCAGGCCGTCACCGTGCTGGACCGCTCGGCGCGCGACACCTGCGCCGAAGCCGGACTCACCGTTGCCGACGTCGATTGGCTGATTCCGCATCAGGCCAACGTGCGCATCCTGAATTTCCTGGCCCGCAAGCTGGACGTGCCCGTCGAGAAGGTCGTCATCACCGTCGACAGCCACGCCAACACGTCCGCGGCCAGTGTGCCGCTCGCACTCGATGCGGCGCGCCGCGACGGCCGCGTCAAGCCGGGCCAGCTCATCCTGATGCAAGGCGTGGGCGGCGGATTCACCTGGGGCTCGGTACTGGCTCGCATGTAA
- the fabD gene encoding ACP S-malonyltransferase — MKIAFVFPGQGSQAVGMLDAWSGVAAVTDTVARASQALGQDLGALIAQGPVEQLNLTTNTQPAMLTAGVAFYNAWIAAGGRKPDVVAGHSLGEYAALTAAGSLALEDAVRLVRVRADAMQAAVPVGTGAMAAILGLDDDAVRAACAQAAQGEVVEAVNFNAPAQVVIAGHKAAVERACELAKAAGAKRALLLPVSAPFHSSLLKPAADVLAGALGGAAVSAPQVQVINNVDVASPTDPDAIRDALVRQAWHPVRWVETLRAMKAQGVTHVIECGPGKVLAGLTKRIDPELTGLAITDPASLEAALAAVNGN, encoded by the coding sequence ATGAAAATCGCTTTTGTCTTTCCTGGTCAGGGTTCGCAAGCCGTCGGCATGCTGGACGCCTGGTCCGGCGTGGCGGCGGTCACCGACACCGTGGCGCGGGCCTCGCAGGCCCTGGGGCAGGACCTGGGCGCGCTGATCGCGCAGGGTCCCGTCGAACAGCTCAACCTGACCACCAACACGCAGCCGGCCATGCTGACTGCTGGCGTCGCCTTCTACAACGCGTGGATCGCCGCGGGCGGCCGCAAGCCTGATGTCGTGGCCGGCCACAGCCTGGGCGAATACGCCGCGCTGACCGCCGCTGGTTCGCTGGCGCTGGAAGACGCCGTGCGCCTGGTGCGCGTGCGCGCCGACGCCATGCAGGCCGCCGTGCCGGTCGGCACGGGCGCCATGGCCGCCATCCTGGGTCTGGACGACGATGCCGTGCGCGCCGCGTGTGCGCAAGCCGCGCAAGGCGAAGTGGTCGAAGCCGTCAACTTCAATGCGCCCGCGCAAGTCGTGATCGCCGGTCACAAGGCCGCGGTCGAACGCGCCTGCGAGCTGGCCAAGGCCGCCGGCGCCAAGCGCGCCTTGCTGCTGCCCGTGTCCGCGCCGTTCCATTCCAGCCTGCTCAAGCCCGCCGCCGATGTGCTGGCTGGCGCGCTCGGCGGCGCCGCCGTGTCCGCGCCGCAAGTGCAGGTCATCAACAACGTCGACGTGGCTTCGCCCACTGACCCAGACGCCATCCGCGATGCGCTGGTGCGTCAGGCGTGGCATCCTGTGCGCTGGGTCGAAACCCTGCGCGCCATGAAGGCGCAAGGCGTCACGCACGTCATCGAATGCGGTCCGGGCAAGGTGCTTGCTGGCCTGACCAAGCGCATCGACCCCGAACTCACCGGCCTGGCCATCACCGATCCCGCTTCGCTGGAAGCGGCTTTGGCTGCCGTCAACGGAAACTGA
- the fabG gene encoding 3-oxoacyl-ACP reductase FabG, protein MDNTSTELQGKIALVTGATRGIGRAIALELAARGATVVGTATSESGAAGITEALAPSGGRGVVLDVTDAAACDALIDALGKEGGGPHILVNNAGITRDTLAMRMKDDDWSAVIDTNLASVFRLSRAVLRSMMKARWGRIINVTSVVGSSGNAGQANYAAAKAGVAGMARALARELGSRNITVNCVAPGFIDTDMTRALGENQTAALLQQIPLGRLGSPSDIAHAVAFLSGPQAGYITGTTLHVNGGMYMQ, encoded by the coding sequence ATGGACAACACCTCGACCGAATTGCAGGGCAAGATCGCGCTCGTCACGGGCGCGACCCGCGGCATTGGCCGGGCGATCGCCCTGGAACTGGCCGCGCGCGGCGCAACCGTCGTCGGCACCGCCACGTCCGAATCGGGCGCGGCTGGCATCACCGAAGCGCTCGCGCCGTCCGGTGGCCGCGGTGTGGTGCTGGACGTGACCGACGCCGCTGCCTGCGATGCGCTGATCGACGCGCTGGGCAAGGAAGGCGGCGGTCCGCACATCCTCGTCAATAACGCTGGCATCACCCGTGATACGCTGGCGATGCGCATGAAGGATGACGACTGGTCGGCCGTTATCGACACCAACCTGGCCTCGGTCTTCCGTCTGTCGCGCGCCGTGCTGCGCAGCATGATGAAGGCCCGTTGGGGACGCATCATCAACGTGACGTCCGTGGTGGGTTCCAGCGGCAACGCGGGCCAAGCCAACTACGCGGCCGCAAAAGCTGGCGTGGCAGGCATGGCGCGGGCGCTGGCGCGTGAACTGGGCAGCCGCAACATCACCGTGAACTGCGTGGCGCCCGGCTTCATCGACACCGACATGACGCGTGCCCTCGGCGAAAACCAGACGGCGGCGCTGCTGCAACAGATTCCGCTGGGTCGTCTGGGCTCTCCGTCTGATATTGCGCATGCCGTGGCCTTTTTGTCCGGGCCTCAGGCGGGTTACATTACCGGCACCACCCTGCACGTCAACGGCGGGATGTACATGCAATAA
- the acpP gene encoding acyl carrier protein — protein sequence MESIEQRVKKIVAEQLGVNEAEIKNESSFLDDLGADSLDMVELVMALEDEFETEIPDEEAEKITTVQQAIDYINSHGKQ from the coding sequence ATGGAAAGCATCGAACAGCGCGTCAAGAAGATCGTCGCTGAACAACTTGGCGTCAACGAAGCCGAGATCAAGAACGAGTCCTCCTTCCTTGACGACCTCGGTGCCGATTCGCTCGACATGGTCGAACTGGTCATGGCCCTCGAAGACGAATTCGAGACCGAGATCCCCGACGAAGAGGCCGAAAAGATCACGACCGTGCAACAAGCGATTGACTACATCAATTCGCACGGTAAGCAGTAA
- the fabF gene encoding beta-ketoacyl-ACP synthase II: protein MKRRVVITGLGIVSPVGNDLTTAWDNIVNGRSGISRITRFDPSAITTHIAGEVKDFDISTFISAKEARQMDTFIHYGLAAGMQAWRDCGLEVTEENAERIGVIVGSGIGGLPRIEETQVEYLAKGPRRISPFFVPGSLINLISGHLSIAYGMKGPSYAVVSACTTGLHCIGDAARLIEYGDADVMVAGGAESTVSPLGIGGFAAMRALSTRNDDPQTASRPWDRDRDGFVLGEGAGVLVLEEYEHAKKRGARIYGELAGYGMSSDAHHITAPDKDGPRRGVINALRNGGLNPEDVQYVNAHGTSTPLGDKNETDALKLAFGDHAKKLVVNSTKSMTGHLLGAAGGIEAVFTTLAVYNQVSPPTINIFNQDPECDLDYCANEARQMKIDVGLSNSFGFGGTNGSMAVRRV from the coding sequence GTGAAGCGACGTGTCGTCATCACCGGCCTGGGTATCGTTTCCCCCGTAGGAAATGATCTGACCACCGCTTGGGACAATATCGTCAACGGACGTTCTGGCATCAGCCGCATCACCCGTTTCGATCCCTCGGCCATCACCACTCACATTGCTGGCGAAGTCAAAGACTTCGACATCAGTACCTTTATTTCGGCCAAGGAAGCCCGCCAGATGGATACGTTCATCCATTACGGCCTGGCTGCCGGAATGCAGGCCTGGCGCGATTGCGGCCTGGAAGTCACCGAAGAAAACGCCGAGCGTATCGGCGTGATCGTGGGGTCCGGTATTGGCGGTCTGCCGCGCATTGAGGAAACCCAGGTCGAGTACCTTGCCAAGGGACCTCGGCGCATCTCGCCGTTCTTCGTGCCGGGTTCGCTGATCAACCTGATTTCCGGGCATCTGTCGATCGCCTATGGCATGAAGGGTCCCAGCTACGCCGTGGTGTCTGCCTGCACGACCGGCCTGCATTGCATTGGCGATGCCGCACGCCTGATCGAATACGGCGATGCCGACGTCATGGTGGCCGGCGGCGCCGAATCGACCGTGTCGCCGCTGGGCATTGGCGGCTTTGCCGCCATGCGCGCGCTGTCGACCCGCAACGATGATCCTCAGACCGCATCGCGTCCCTGGGACCGCGACCGCGACGGCTTTGTGCTGGGCGAGGGCGCTGGTGTCCTGGTTCTGGAAGAGTACGAGCACGCCAAGAAGCGCGGCGCGCGTATCTACGGTGAACTGGCTGGCTACGGCATGAGCTCCGATGCCCACCACATCACCGCGCCGGACAAGGACGGCCCGCGCCGCGGCGTGATCAACGCGCTGCGCAACGGCGGCCTGAATCCCGAAGACGTCCAATACGTCAACGCGCATGGCACGTCCACCCCGCTTGGCGACAAGAACGAAACCGACGCGCTGAAGCTGGCGTTCGGCGACCACGCCAAGAAGCTGGTGGTCAACTCGACCAAGTCGATGACCGGCCACCTGCTGGGCGCAGCCGGCGGCATCGAAGCCGTGTTCACGACCCTGGCCGTGTACAACCAGGTCTCGCCTCCGACGATCAACATCTTCAATCAAGATCCGGAATGCGATCTGGATTACTGCGCGAACGAAGCGCGGCAGATGAAGATCGACGTGGGCCTGTCCAATTCGTTCGGCTTTGGCGGCACCAACGGCTCGATGGCCGTTCGCCGGGTCTGA
- the rpoE gene encoding RNA polymerase sigma factor RpoE yields MSEREVDAELVARVQRGDKKAFDLLVLKYQRKILRLLARMIRDPSEIEDVAQEAFIKAYRALPQFRGESAFYTWLYRIAINTARNWLASQGRRPSAPNAIETEDGETFNETDNLTDISTPESMVASREIAETVNAAIEGLPEELRTAIVLREIEGMSYEDIAQSMDCPIGTVRSRIFRAREAIATKLRPLLDTDVERRW; encoded by the coding sequence ATGAGCGAGCGCGAAGTCGACGCCGAGCTTGTCGCGCGCGTCCAGCGGGGCGACAAGAAGGCATTTGATCTCCTGGTGCTCAAGTACCAGCGCAAGATCCTCCGCCTCTTGGCCCGGATGATCCGCGATCCCTCCGAAATCGAGGATGTGGCGCAGGAGGCCTTCATCAAGGCTTACCGCGCGTTGCCCCAGTTCCGGGGCGAAAGCGCCTTCTACACGTGGCTGTACCGCATCGCCATCAATACCGCGCGCAACTGGCTCGCCTCGCAGGGGCGGCGCCCCAGCGCGCCCAATGCGATTGAAACGGAAGACGGTGAAACTTTTAACGAAACCGACAACCTAACGGATATAAGCACGCCGGAATCCATGGTTGCCAGCCGCGAAATCGCCGAGACGGTGAACGCGGCCATCGAGGGTTTGCCTGAAGAATTGCGCACCGCAATTGTCCTGCGTGAAATCGAAGGTATGAGTTACGAAGACATCGCCCAGAGCATGGATTGCCCGATCGGTACGGTGCGCTCCCGCATTTTTCGTGCGCGTGAAGCCATTGCCACCAAGTTGCGTCCACTGCTCGACACCGATGTCGAGCGTCGCTGGTAA